From the Nonlabens marinus S1-08 genome, one window contains:
- a CDS encoding CIA30 family protein — protein sequence MHIVKPKEIYFGESVKSLSWIPFTDQVVGGNSSAEVVQHEDFIEFKGRVRKDLKTGWAGLRSKKQAQDLSDYKFIELKIMTDGFPYQFQLEHDLAWQRDKLSLTIDIVANQWKIMHLEMADFKIFNTPNGIIERKPKLELLSCIYRFNILASREVTKEFNFKIEYLKFH from the coding sequence ATGCATATTGTCAAACCAAAAGAAATTTACTTTGGTGAGTCTGTTAAAAGTCTTTCTTGGATCCCTTTTACTGATCAAGTAGTAGGTGGCAATTCAAGTGCTGAAGTTGTTCAGCATGAAGATTTTATTGAATTTAAAGGTCGTGTACGCAAGGATCTAAAAACAGGATGGGCAGGGTTGCGATCTAAGAAACAAGCTCAAGATTTAAGTGATTATAAGTTTATAGAACTTAAAATCATGACGGATGGTTTTCCTTATCAATTTCAATTGGAACATGATCTAGCCTGGCAACGCGACAAGCTTAGCCTGACCATAGATATTGTGGCTAATCAATGGAAGATCATGCACTTAGAGATGGCAGACTTTAAGATATTTAATACCCCAAATGGCATCATCGAGCGGAAACCTAAATTGGAATTATTATCCTGTATTTATAGATTCAACATTCTAGCCTCAAGAGAGGTAACCAAAGAATTTAATTTTAAAATAGAATATTTAAAATTTCATTAA
- a CDS encoding BadF/BadG/BcrA/BcrD ATPase family protein, with the protein MIVITDGGSTKCDWIALNDQGEQLFKSRTRGLNPAILSSDDLQSRIFESEELVKHKNEIKTIHFYGAGCGTEKPRLALEVILQTYFSNADVVVKEDTAAAVYAAVGDEPGVVCILGTGSNCCYSDGEEIHQRVKSLGYTLMDEASGNWYGKQLIRDYYFKNMPEPLMEEFANSYDMNDDFIKFNLYKQPNPNAYLASHAEFIFQHLEENYIKKLLRRGLRKFSRNMILQFREEIKSHQVHFVGSIAHFAEHRIKQVAIEYDYEVGNIVRRPIEGLVEYHKNKLKA; encoded by the coding sequence ATGATAGTAATTACTGACGGTGGCTCTACGAAATGCGATTGGATTGCGCTAAATGATCAAGGAGAACAGCTTTTCAAATCTAGAACACGCGGCTTAAATCCGGCAATACTTTCTAGCGACGACCTACAATCTAGAATTTTTGAATCGGAGGAATTGGTGAAGCATAAGAATGAAATTAAAACCATTCATTTTTATGGTGCTGGTTGTGGAACAGAGAAGCCCAGACTAGCGCTAGAAGTGATTCTTCAAACCTATTTCTCAAATGCTGATGTGGTGGTTAAAGAAGACACCGCTGCCGCAGTGTATGCCGCAGTAGGAGATGAGCCAGGTGTGGTCTGTATTTTAGGAACGGGTTCCAATTGTTGCTATTCTGATGGGGAGGAAATTCACCAACGTGTTAAATCCTTAGGTTATACTTTAATGGATGAGGCCAGTGGAAACTGGTATGGGAAGCAATTGATACGTGATTATTATTTTAAAAACATGCCAGAGCCTTTAATGGAAGAGTTTGCGAATTCCTACGATATGAATGATGATTTTATCAAGTTCAATTTATATAAGCAACCTAATCCAAACGCTTACCTCGCCAGTCATGCGGAATTCATCTTCCAACATTTAGAAGAAAATTATATCAAGAAACTATTAAGACGAGGATTGAGAAAATTCTCTAGAAATATGATCCTTCAATTTAGAGAAGAGATCAAGTCCCACCAGGTACACTTTGTAGGTAGCATCGCTCATTTTGCAGAGCACCGCATAAAGCAGGTAGCTATTGAGTATGATTACGAAGTAGGAAATATTGTAAGAAGACCTATTGAAGGATTGGTGGAGTACCACAAGAACAAGCTGAAGGCTTAA